One region of Halomicrobium sp. LC1Hm genomic DNA includes:
- the map gene encoding type II methionyl aminopeptidase, with translation MTDVDLAAEKYEKHREAGEILAQVRNEAADRLEVGTGYLEISEWAEDRIRELGGEPAFPVNVSVDHEAAHGAAGPDDDRTVGEQMVKLDIGVHIDGWLADTAVTVDLSGNEELKTAADEALDAALDTVEAGVQTGEIGAVIEDVIEGYGYNPVVNLTGHGLGHWEQHIEPNVPNRSIPGGATLEVGQVVAIEPFATTGTGKVNEGATEEIFSLEREGSVRNREARQALNQITEEFKTLPFAARWLDVSRPGMALRRLKQQDIVHGYPVLQEAEGELVSQKEHTVIVTDDGCEVTTRLD, from the coding sequence ATGACAGACGTGGACCTGGCCGCCGAGAAGTACGAGAAACATCGCGAGGCCGGAGAGATCCTGGCACAGGTGCGCAACGAGGCCGCCGACCGACTCGAAGTGGGGACCGGCTACCTCGAAATTTCCGAGTGGGCCGAAGACCGCATTCGAGAACTGGGCGGCGAGCCTGCCTTCCCGGTCAACGTCAGCGTCGACCACGAGGCCGCCCACGGGGCCGCCGGACCGGACGACGACCGCACCGTCGGCGAGCAGATGGTGAAACTGGACATCGGCGTCCACATCGACGGGTGGCTGGCCGACACGGCCGTCACGGTCGATCTCTCGGGCAACGAGGAGCTGAAGACCGCCGCCGACGAGGCCCTCGACGCGGCACTGGACACCGTCGAGGCCGGCGTCCAGACCGGCGAAATCGGTGCGGTCATCGAGGACGTCATCGAGGGGTACGGCTACAATCCGGTGGTCAATCTGACGGGCCACGGGCTGGGTCACTGGGAGCAACACATCGAGCCGAACGTCCCCAATCGGTCGATTCCGGGCGGTGCGACCCTGGAGGTGGGACAGGTCGTCGCGATCGAGCCGTTCGCCACGACCGGGACGGGGAAGGTAAACGAGGGCGCGACGGAGGAGATTTTCTCGCTGGAACGGGAGGGGTCGGTCCGCAACCGCGAGGCCCGACAGGCGCTGAACCAGATCACCGAGGAGTTCAAGACCCTGCCGTTCGCGGCCCGGTGGCTCGACGTGTCCCGTCCGGGAATGGCGCTCCGTCGCCTGAAACAGCAAGACATCGTTCACGGCTACCCGGTCCTCCAGGAAGCCGAGGGCGAACTGGTCAGTCAGAAAGAACACACCGTCATCGTGACAGATGACGGCTGTGAAGTGACGACGCGGCTCGACTGA
- a CDS encoding isoaspartyl peptidase/L-asparaginase, with amino-acid sequence MDLIVHGGAGSAPDEPTARQAVLDDAARAGSDAASPLDAVRDAVAVLESNPRFNAGVGSTVQSDGVVRTDASVMTDDGLAGAACAMPGVEHAVDVARAVATETPHVLLAGDRAVEFAATVGVETDGNLWTERTRERWQAADPPDGDAAEQLAWVRERFGASHDTVGAVATDGDRVAAATSTGGRWFALAGRVGDVPQLGAGVYADERGAASATGEGEAIARYGLAKEAVRALERHEPSQAAQTTVDDFADATGGRAGVIVLDHAGRVGAAENTDAMQTATR; translated from the coding sequence ATGGATCTGATCGTCCACGGCGGCGCTGGATCGGCCCCCGACGAACCCACGGCTCGGCAGGCGGTCCTCGACGACGCCGCTCGTGCGGGCAGCGACGCCGCGTCGCCACTCGACGCAGTCCGGGACGCGGTCGCCGTCCTGGAGTCGAATCCTCGCTTCAACGCTGGCGTCGGCAGCACCGTCCAGAGCGACGGCGTCGTCCGGACGGACGCGAGCGTGATGACCGACGACGGTCTCGCCGGGGCCGCCTGCGCGATGCCCGGTGTCGAACACGCCGTCGACGTGGCGCGAGCGGTCGCGACGGAGACGCCCCACGTCTTGCTGGCCGGCGACCGCGCCGTCGAGTTCGCGGCGACGGTCGGCGTCGAGACGGATGGGAATCTGTGGACGGAGCGCACGCGAGAGCGCTGGCAGGCGGCCGACCCGCCGGACGGAGACGCCGCCGAGCAACTGGCGTGGGTCCGCGAGCGGTTCGGTGCGAGCCACGACACGGTCGGTGCGGTCGCGACCGACGGCGATCGGGTGGCGGCCGCGACCTCGACGGGTGGCCGGTGGTTCGCGCTGGCCGGCCGCGTCGGCGACGTGCCCCAGCTCGGGGCCGGTGTCTACGCCGACGAGCGAGGGGCCGCGAGCGCGACCGGCGAGGGAGAGGCGATCGCTCGGTACGGACTCGCGAAGGAGGCCGTTCGGGCGCTCGAACGACACGAGCCGAGCCAGGCCGCTCAGACGACCGTGGACGATTTCGCGGACGCGACGGGCGGACGAGCGGGCGTGATCGTCCTCGACCACGCCGGCCGCGTCGGAGCGGCCGAGAACACCGACGCGATGCAGACGGCCACGCGGTAG
- the icd gene encoding NADP-dependent isocitrate dehydrogenase gives MSYDYDKVEVPAEGEKIEVVDEDNDELDIPENPIVPIIHGDGIGKDVGPAAQKVLEAAANATGREISWMRVFAGESAREKYDENLPDDTVNAIDEHRVAIKGPLTTPVGAGFRSLNVALRQTLDFYSNVRPTYYLDGVPSPMKAPEEMDMVTFRENTEDVYAGIEWEAGTEEVEQVRDFVEEEMGFDDVMHDGPIGIGIKPITEFGSKRLVRKAIDYAIEHDRDKVTLVGKGNIMKFTEGQFTEWGMEVADEEYSDDEVFAAPDSLWETQDDIDIPEDAVMVEERLADAMLQWMQLRTDEFDVLAMPNLNGDYLSDAAGAQIGGLGIAPGANFGDARVLAEPVHGSAPKRAGQNMANPTAMILSGRLMFDYMGWKDAADLVRDAVEETISSGKVTYDLERQLEDAEKLGTEEYSDAIVENIEKLA, from the coding sequence ATGAGCTACGATTACGACAAGGTCGAGGTGCCTGCCGAAGGCGAGAAGATCGAGGTCGTCGACGAGGACAACGACGAACTCGACATTCCGGAGAACCCGATCGTCCCCATCATCCACGGCGACGGTATCGGGAAGGACGTGGGCCCGGCCGCCCAGAAGGTGCTTGAGGCCGCCGCGAACGCGACAGGCCGCGAGATCTCGTGGATGCGCGTCTTCGCAGGCGAGTCCGCCCGAGAGAAGTACGATGAGAACCTCCCCGACGACACCGTCAACGCGATCGACGAGCACCGCGTCGCCATCAAGGGGCCGCTGACGACCCCGGTCGGCGCTGGCTTCCGCTCGCTCAACGTCGCGCTGCGCCAGACGCTCGACTTCTACTCGAACGTCCGACCGACCTACTACCTCGACGGCGTCCCGTCGCCGATGAAAGCGCCCGAGGAGATGGACATGGTCACCTTCCGTGAGAACACGGAAGACGTCTACGCCGGCATCGAGTGGGAGGCCGGCACCGAAGAGGTCGAGCAGGTCCGGGACTTCGTCGAGGAGGAGATGGGCTTCGACGACGTGATGCACGACGGCCCGATCGGCATCGGCATCAAGCCGATCACCGAGTTCGGTTCCAAGCGACTGGTCCGCAAGGCCATCGACTACGCCATCGAGCACGACCGCGACAAGGTCACGCTCGTCGGCAAGGGCAACATCATGAAGTTCACCGAAGGCCAGTTCACCGAGTGGGGTATGGAGGTCGCCGACGAGGAGTACTCCGACGACGAGGTCTTCGCCGCACCAGACTCCCTGTGGGAGACTCAGGACGACATCGACATCCCCGAGGACGCCGTCATGGTCGAGGAGCGCCTCGCCGACGCGATGCTCCAGTGGATGCAGCTGCGCACCGACGAGTTCGACGTGCTCGCGATGCCCAACCTCAACGGCGACTACCTCTCGGACGCCGCTGGCGCACAGATCGGCGGCCTCGGCATCGCACCGGGTGCGAACTTCGGTGACGCCCGCGTGCTCGCAGAGCCCGTCCACGGCTCGGCCCCGAAGCGCGCCGGCCAGAACATGGCCAACCCGACCGCGATGATCCTCTCTGGCCGTCTGATGTTCGACTACATGGGCTGGAAGGACGCCGCCGACCTCGTTCGCGACGCCGTCGAGGAGACGATCTCCTCGGGCAAGGTCACCTACGACCTCGAACGCCAGCTCGAAGACGCCGAGAAGCTCGGCACCGAGGAGTACTCGGACGCCATCGTCGAGAACATCGAGAAACTCGCGTAA
- a CDS encoding family 20 glycosylhydrolase, which yields MRETRRNILRKASALSALAIGVSGTASAADCSDVQQWQSDTAYNGGDRVVHDDVLWEAEWWTQSNEPEASDSVWTKIGDCGSDSENEAPVASFTASVSTPAPGESVTFDASESSDPDGSISSYAWEFGDGDTATGQTASHTYESAGDYTVTLTVTDDDGASGTASTTVSVSESDNEAPNASFTVSPSAPTTGESVTVDAADSSDADGSISSYAWEFGDDATASGQTATHTYDSSGEYTITLTVTDDDGATDTNSTTVSVGGDGGECSGVSKWDSEATYTGGDRVVYDGTLWEAKWWSQGDEPSDGGPWKEITSCGPPEPVTTTLADLVPKPDSVTTADDGFEITSSTTIVAEGSGTEVGQYLADLLGPATGFDLSVESGSSASADSIALLLNGAPSSVGDEGYEMSVDSDGVTVRANAVSGLFYGVQSIRQVLPAAVEADSQQSVDWVVPGGSVTDAPRFEYRGAMLDVARHFFDKSVVKDFIDQVAAYKINHLHLHLTDDQGWRIEIDDWPNLTDEGADSEVGGGPGGHFTKADYQEIIQYAQDRHMTVVPEIDMPGHTGAALESYAELNCDDTKREEDTGINVGDTTLCMDDEHKETSLQFAADVISAVAEMTDGPYFHIGGDEADVLSEARYEEFMDAVLPMVEDAGKTPIGWHQIASTEPVTSALLQYWGTDAQAPEVAARASEGNDVIASPAHLSYLDQDYNGQDGVGQDWAGPVSVEDAYTWDPGSYIDGVDESSVAGVEAPLWTEFIETQDDIEYMVFPRLAAIAELGWSSSSDIGDFDAFSQRLALQGPRWAQANVNYYQSDLVDWP from the coding sequence ATGAGAGAAACACGACGAAACATCCTACGGAAGGCATCGGCACTGTCTGCGCTGGCGATCGGCGTCAGCGGGACCGCATCGGCAGCAGATTGCAGCGACGTCCAGCAGTGGCAATCCGACACCGCCTACAACGGCGGCGACCGCGTCGTTCACGACGACGTTCTCTGGGAAGCCGAGTGGTGGACCCAGTCCAACGAACCCGAAGCGAGCGACTCGGTCTGGACGAAGATCGGCGACTGTGGGAGCGACTCCGAGAACGAAGCTCCGGTCGCGTCGTTCACGGCGAGCGTCAGTACACCCGCGCCCGGCGAGTCGGTCACGTTCGACGCGTCGGAATCCTCCGATCCGGACGGGTCGATTTCGTCGTACGCCTGGGAGTTTGGCGACGGCGACACAGCCACCGGACAGACTGCGAGTCACACGTACGAGTCGGCGGGCGATTACACGGTCACACTCACCGTGACCGACGACGACGGCGCGAGTGGGACGGCATCGACGACAGTGTCGGTCTCGGAAAGCGACAACGAGGCCCCGAACGCGTCGTTCACCGTCTCGCCGTCCGCGCCGACGACGGGCGAGTCGGTGACCGTCGACGCTGCCGACTCCTCGGACGCAGACGGGTCGATCTCGTCGTACGCCTGGGAGTTCGGCGACGACGCGACCGCCAGCGGTCAGACCGCGACCCACACCTACGACTCGTCGGGCGAGTACACGATTACACTCACCGTGACCGACGACGACGGCGCGACCGACACCAACTCGACGACCGTCTCCGTCGGCGGCGACGGCGGCGAGTGTAGCGGCGTCTCGAAGTGGGACTCCGAAGCGACGTACACCGGCGGCGACCGGGTCGTCTACGACGGCACGCTCTGGGAAGCCAAGTGGTGGAGCCAGGGTGACGAGCCCAGCGATGGGGGTCCCTGGAAGGAGATCACCTCCTGTGGGCCGCCCGAGCCGGTCACGACGACGCTGGCCGATCTCGTGCCAAAGCCCGACAGCGTCACGACCGCCGACGACGGCTTCGAGATCACGTCCTCGACGACGATCGTCGCCGAGGGAAGCGGTACCGAGGTCGGGCAGTACCTCGCCGACCTGCTGGGGCCGGCGACCGGTTTCGATCTGTCCGTCGAGAGTGGCTCGTCCGCGTCCGCGGACAGTATCGCGCTGTTGCTCAACGGCGCTCCCTCGTCGGTCGGTGACGAAGGCTACGAGATGAGCGTCGACAGCGACGGCGTCACGGTCCGTGCCAACGCGGTCTCGGGACTGTTCTACGGTGTCCAGTCGATCCGGCAGGTACTCCCCGCGGCGGTCGAGGCCGACAGCCAGCAGTCCGTCGACTGGGTCGTCCCCGGCGGGTCGGTCACCGACGCACCGCGCTTCGAGTACCGCGGCGCGATGCTCGACGTGGCCCGACACTTCTTCGATAAGTCGGTCGTCAAGGATTTCATCGACCAGGTGGCTGCCTACAAGATCAACCATCTGCACCTGCACCTGACCGACGACCAGGGCTGGCGTATCGAGATCGACGACTGGCCGAACCTCACGGACGAAGGCGCAGACTCGGAGGTCGGCGGCGGGCCCGGCGGCCACTTCACGAAGGCGGACTACCAGGAGATCATCCAGTACGCGCAGGATCGCCACATGACGGTCGTCCCGGAGATCGACATGCCCGGCCACACCGGCGCGGCCCTGGAGTCGTACGCGGAACTGAACTGTGACGACACGAAACGCGAGGAAGACACCGGCATCAACGTCGGCGACACCACGCTGTGCATGGACGACGAGCACAAGGAGACGAGCCTCCAGTTCGCGGCCGACGTCATCAGCGCGGTCGCCGAGATGACGGACGGGCCGTACTTCCACATCGGTGGCGACGAAGCCGATGTCCTCTCGGAAGCCCGGTACGAGGAGTTCATGGACGCGGTCCTCCCGATGGTCGAAGACGCCGGAAAGACCCCCATCGGCTGGCACCAGATCGCCAGCACGGAGCCCGTTACGTCTGCGCTCCTCCAGTACTGGGGGACCGACGCACAGGCCCCGGAGGTCGCGGCCCGGGCCAGCGAGGGCAACGACGTGATCGCCTCGCCCGCCCACCTCTCCTACCTCGATCAGGACTACAACGGACAGGACGGTGTGGGCCAGGACTGGGCGGGACCGGTCTCGGTCGAGGACGCCTACACCTGGGATCCGGGCAGCTACATCGACGGCGTCGACGAGTCGTCGGTCGCCGGCGTCGAGGCACCGCTGTGGACGGAGTTCATCGAGACCCAGGACGACATCGAGTACATGGTGTTCCCGCGACTGGCTGCCATCGCGGAACTGGGCTGGTCGTCGTCGTCCGATATCGGCGACTTCGACGCGTTCAGCCAGCGCCTGGCCCTACAGGGCCCACGCTGGGCGCAGGCGAACGTGAACTACTACCAGTCTGATCTGGTCGACTGGCCATAA
- a CDS encoding cupin domain-containing protein has product MQVCDTADSEFTEVVDGVHIAPLAVGERMNVQHFHIEPGAVVPEHSHPNEQVGFVARGTFTFRIDGEEQVVGAGDSYVVPAEEPHEAANRTDEPVRGIDVFSPPRDEPDWK; this is encoded by the coding sequence ATGCAGGTCTGTGACACCGCCGACAGCGAGTTCACCGAGGTCGTCGACGGCGTCCACATCGCGCCGCTGGCGGTCGGCGAGCGGATGAACGTCCAGCACTTCCACATCGAACCGGGCGCGGTCGTCCCGGAACACAGCCACCCCAACGAGCAGGTCGGTTTCGTCGCTCGCGGGACGTTCACGTTCCGTATCGACGGCGAGGAACAGGTCGTCGGTGCCGGCGACTCCTACGTCGTCCCGGCCGAGGAGCCACACGAGGCGGCCAATCGAACGGACGAGCCCGTGCGCGGGATCGACGTGTTCAGCCCGCCACGCGACGAGCCAGACTGGAAGTGA
- a CDS encoding CPBP family intramembrane glutamic endopeptidase, which yields MNEQSKRTAVALVSALGLGAGGLILGALLANVAALGLLLAGFDIEPTSVEFLILSLFFIQGVGCFGVSMLYVNARPSLGPKLRERLGFEPGSTPFDIGYGVPDLRDLGVIFGGYCTAFAGVFVGLLVISQLQVETGQNQLGEVAMANPGIVLYLIPVMLFVVGPSEELLFRGVVQGRLREVLGPVPGILIASIAFAGMHGFALVGGSTVGNALVLVVLLWPALVFGTSYEYTDNVVVPAVIHGVYNSTLVLFLYIGIVYGDEMAAAPQTLLAALPV from the coding sequence ATGAACGAGCAATCGAAGCGAACGGCCGTCGCACTGGTCTCCGCACTCGGGCTCGGCGCTGGCGGCTTGATCCTGGGAGCCCTCCTGGCGAACGTCGCAGCACTCGGGCTGCTTCTGGCCGGATTCGACATCGAGCCGACGAGCGTCGAGTTCCTGATTCTCTCGCTGTTTTTCATTCAAGGCGTCGGCTGTTTCGGCGTGTCGATGCTGTATGTCAACGCCAGACCGTCGCTCGGGCCGAAGCTCAGAGAGCGACTGGGTTTCGAACCCGGATCGACGCCCTTCGACATCGGTTACGGCGTGCCCGATCTGCGGGATCTCGGTGTGATCTTCGGGGGGTATTGTACCGCCTTCGCGGGCGTGTTCGTCGGTCTCCTCGTCATCTCACAGCTACAGGTCGAGACCGGACAGAACCAGCTCGGTGAGGTCGCGATGGCGAACCCCGGAATCGTCCTCTACCTGATCCCGGTGATGCTGTTCGTCGTCGGACCCAGCGAGGAGTTGCTCTTCCGTGGCGTCGTCCAGGGTCGCCTCCGGGAGGTCCTCGGTCCGGTGCCCGGGATCCTCATCGCCAGTATCGCCTTCGCCGGGATGCACGGGTTCGCACTGGTCGGCGGGTCGACCGTCGGGAACGCGCTCGTACTGGTCGTGTTGCTGTGGCCGGCGCTGGTGTTTGGCACGAGCTACGAGTACACGGACAACGTCGTCGTCCCGGCGGTGATCCACGGCGTCTACAACTCGACGCTCGTCCTGTTCCTGTACATCGGCATCGTCTACGGCGACGAGATGGCGGCGGCACCCCAGACGCTGCTGGCCGCGCTGCCGGTGTGA
- a CDS encoding DUF5817 domain-containing protein, with protein MYAVVGCSDCSALWIVEGRPATTQCPRCGTTRKHEKRRKFVETDDEDHAREVRSSMLANRQDQGDAFAQLDSFAEMEGRLDDAGPSDEAVLEAAGVDTDEVAAAAERSEGGAGGGQSRKETVLSALRECEAPTEADVIDYATERGVPADYVRDALAKLRRRGEVTESGGTYRRL; from the coding sequence ATGTACGCCGTCGTGGGGTGTAGCGACTGTTCGGCGCTGTGGATCGTCGAGGGGCGGCCGGCGACGACCCAGTGTCCCCGCTGTGGCACGACCAGAAAGCACGAGAAGCGCCGCAAGTTCGTCGAGACCGACGACGAGGACCACGCTCGCGAGGTCCGGTCGTCGATGCTCGCGAACCGTCAGGATCAGGGCGACGCGTTCGCACAACTGGATTCGTTCGCCGAGATGGAGGGGCGACTCGACGACGCCGGTCCGAGCGACGAGGCGGTGCTAGAGGCTGCCGGTGTGGACACCGACGAGGTCGCGGCCGCCGCCGAACGGTCCGAGGGCGGCGCTGGCGGGGGACAGAGCCGAAAAGAGACCGTCCTGTCGGCACTCCGCGAGTGCGAAGCGCCCACCGAGGCAGACGTGATCGACTACGCGACCGAGCGCGGCGTCCCCGCCGACTACGTCCGCGACGCACTGGCGAAGCTCCGTCGCCGCGGCGAGGTGACCGAGAGCGGCGGGACCTACCGGCGACTATGA
- a CDS encoding PQQ-binding-like beta-propeller repeat protein has translation MVAADGTVYCLTLRSGASGDVYAVRADGVTRWHEADLDGVGSLDYVAGRLYLGGQTFRALDAASGTALFETKLPEGQAYSAVEHRGTIYVATNTDALYGLDADTGAIRWHASTGGDHDISIYQRRPLVSSPSRVRCYRSDRSALTALLGEPPAIHTSWQPSHQSVAVLWPAVVDGTLYRGAVGTGGRSTVPLIAYDLDAGQRRWHRELASYVYTPAVDPDVGRVYTFARPAGARTSHGTVYALDSTSGATVWSQPLDFRAGCPVIANETVYLSGPDEAGGRVVALDGSTGAVRWEAGVGDRQVSHALLSVGERLYVGGAGELTALA, from the coding sequence ATGGTCGCAGCCGACGGGACGGTGTACTGCCTGACGCTGCGATCCGGCGCGTCGGGTGACGTGTACGCCGTCCGGGCGGACGGCGTGACACGGTGGCACGAGGCGGATCTCGACGGCGTCGGGTCGCTCGATTACGTCGCTGGGCGGCTGTACCTCGGCGGACAGACGTTCCGGGCGCTGGACGCGGCCTCCGGTACGGCGCTGTTCGAAACGAAGCTCCCGGAGGGACAAGCGTACTCGGCCGTCGAGCACCGCGGCACGATCTACGTCGCGACGAACACCGACGCGCTCTACGGGCTCGACGCGGACACCGGGGCGATCCGGTGGCACGCATCGACCGGTGGTGACCACGACATCAGCATCTACCAGAGGCGGCCACTCGTCTCCTCGCCGTCCCGAGTCCGCTGCTACCGGTCCGACCGTTCGGCGCTGACGGCCCTCCTCGGCGAGCCACCGGCGATTCACACGTCCTGGCAGCCATCCCATCAGAGCGTCGCCGTCCTGTGGCCTGCCGTCGTCGACGGGACGCTGTACCGGGGAGCCGTCGGCACCGGTGGCCGATCGACCGTCCCGCTGATAGCGTACGATCTCGACGCGGGACAGCGGCGGTGGCACCGAGAACTGGCCAGTTACGTCTACACGCCGGCAGTCGACCCCGACGTTGGGCGCGTGTACACGTTCGCCCGTCCAGCGGGCGCTCGAACGTCCCACGGCACCGTGTACGCGCTCGACAGCACCAGCGGCGCGACGGTGTGGTCACAGCCCCTCGACTTTCGCGCGGGCTGTCCCGTGATCGCCAACGAGACGGTGTACCTCTCCGGGCCAGACGAGGCCGGCGGGCGCGTCGTCGCCCTCGACGGCTCGACCGGCGCGGTGCGGTGGGAAGCCGGCGTCGGAGACAGACAGGTGAGCCACGCGCTCCTCTCGGTCGGCGAGCGACTCTACGTCGGCGGCGCTGGGGAGCTGACTGCGCTGGCGTAG
- the hmgA gene encoding hydroxymethylglutaryl-CoA reductase (NADPH), whose translation MTDAEDLAERVREGDLRLYELEEHADAETAARARRRLLAEETGVDLESVGDYTFEAADAEPNVENMIGAAQVPMGVVGPLPVDGSAADGEHYLPLATTEGALVASVNRGVSTIRRAGGATARVLKSGMTRAPVFKVEDVAAAGEVSAWVREHVADLAEAAEATTGHGELQDVTPYVVGDNVFLRFSYDTKDAMGMNMATIATEAACEIVERETPAELVALSGNLCSDKKPAAINAVEGRGRTVAADVLISHEQVEERLGTTTEAIAEANTRKNLVGSAKAGALGFNAHAANVVAAAFLATGQDAAQVVEGANAITTVDAREDGLYASVTLASLEVGTVGGGTSLPTQAEGLDVLGYAGGGDPAGSNADALAEVIAAGALAGELSLLAALSSRHLSSAHEDLGR comes from the coding sequence ATGACCGACGCCGAGGACCTCGCCGAACGCGTTCGCGAGGGCGACCTGCGCCTCTACGAACTCGAAGAGCACGCCGACGCCGAAACCGCCGCGAGGGCACGCCGACGGTTGCTGGCCGAAGAGACCGGTGTCGACCTCGAATCGGTCGGCGATTACACCTTCGAGGCCGCCGACGCCGAACCCAACGTCGAGAACATGATCGGCGCGGCCCAGGTGCCGATGGGCGTCGTCGGCCCCCTCCCCGTCGACGGGAGCGCCGCCGACGGCGAGCACTACCTTCCGCTGGCCACGACCGAGGGCGCGCTCGTGGCCAGTGTCAACCGCGGCGTCAGTACGATCAGGCGCGCTGGCGGTGCGACCGCTCGCGTGCTCAAGTCGGGGATGACCCGCGCGCCGGTCTTCAAAGTCGAGGACGTGGCCGCGGCCGGCGAGGTGTCGGCCTGGGTGCGCGAACACGTCGCGGACCTCGCGGAGGCCGCCGAGGCGACCACCGGACACGGCGAACTCCAGGACGTGACCCCCTACGTCGTCGGCGACAACGTCTTCCTGCGGTTCTCCTACGACACCAAAGACGCCATGGGGATGAACATGGCGACGATCGCGACCGAGGCCGCCTGCGAGATCGTCGAGCGCGAGACGCCCGCCGAACTGGTCGCGCTCTCTGGAAACCTCTGTTCGGACAAGAAGCCCGCCGCGATCAACGCCGTCGAGGGACGGGGCCGCACCGTCGCCGCGGACGTGTTGATCTCCCACGAACAGGTCGAGGAGCGACTCGGGACCACTACGGAGGCCATCGCCGAGGCAAACACGCGCAAGAACCTCGTGGGCTCGGCCAAGGCCGGGGCGCTCGGCTTCAACGCACACGCGGCCAACGTCGTCGCCGCGGCCTTCCTCGCGACCGGCCAGGACGCCGCACAGGTCGTCGAAGGCGCGAACGCGATCACGACCGTCGACGCCCGCGAGGACGGGCTGTACGCCTCGGTGACGCTGGCGTCGCTGGAGGTCGGCACCGTCGGCGGCGGCACGAGCCTCCCGACCCAGGCCGAGGGGCTGGACGTGCTGGGCTACGCCGGTGGCGGCGACCCCGCGGGCAGCAACGCCGACGCCCTCGCGGAAGTGATCGCCGCCGGGGCGCTGGCCGGCGAACTCTCACTGCTGGCGGCCCTCTCCTCGCGGCACCTCTCCAGTGCTCACGAGGATCTCGGTCGGTAG
- the nadA gene encoding quinolinate synthase NadA: MPAMESAEFETDLSLFKYDNLEQLPPEYRDLGEDERTERIESALDTLGDDVVILGHNYQRREIVEHADFIGDSYQLSKEAANADADYVIFGGVTFMAESADIITDDDQSVILPSMEASCPMAGMAEALQVDAAWAELTAETDANVVPITYMNSYADLKAFCAEQGGLVCTSSNAHKAFEYAFEQGDKVLFLPDKHLGENTAHRLGLEDEIVEWDPWDPDSKDASKAVANDIILWDGYCQVHERFRESHIEQVREEYDDANVIVHPECRRDVVEAADVAGSTAQICEVVEEAEPGDTWAIGTEIHLTHHLQRWHPEVNVVPLCGEACMDCNAMRQIDPNYLAWVLEELVAGRERNVIEVAPQEKELAQVALDRMLEI, encoded by the coding sequence ATGCCAGCAATGGAATCCGCGGAGTTCGAGACTGACCTCAGTCTCTTCAAGTACGACAACCTCGAACAGCTCCCGCCGGAGTACCGGGATCTCGGGGAGGACGAACGGACCGAGCGAATCGAGAGCGCGCTCGACACACTCGGTGACGACGTGGTGATCCTCGGACACAACTACCAGCGCCGCGAGATCGTCGAACACGCCGACTTCATCGGCGACTCCTACCAGCTGAGCAAGGAGGCGGCCAACGCCGACGCCGACTACGTGATCTTCGGCGGCGTGACGTTCATGGCCGAGTCCGCCGACATCATCACCGACGACGACCAGAGCGTGATCCTCCCGAGCATGGAGGCGTCCTGTCCGATGGCCGGCATGGCAGAGGCCCTCCAGGTCGACGCCGCGTGGGCCGAGTTGACCGCCGAGACCGACGCCAACGTCGTCCCGATCACGTACATGAACAGCTACGCCGACCTGAAGGCCTTCTGTGCCGAGCAGGGCGGGCTGGTCTGTACGTCCTCCAACGCGCACAAGGCCTTCGAGTACGCCTTCGAACAGGGCGACAAGGTCCTCTTCCTGCCCGACAAGCACCTGGGCGAGAACACGGCCCACCGGCTGGGGCTCGAAGACGAGATCGTCGAGTGGGACCCGTGGGACCCCGACTCCAAGGACGCCAGCAAGGCCGTCGCAAACGACATCATCCTCTGGGACGGCTACTGCCAGGTCCACGAGCGGTTCCGCGAGTCCCACATCGAACAGGTGCGCGAGGAGTACGACGACGCCAACGTCATCGTCCACCCCGAGTGTCGCCGCGACGTCGTCGAGGCGGCCGACGTGGCCGGCTCCACGGCCCAGATCTGTGAGGTCGTCGAGGAGGCCGAGCCGGGCGACACCTGGGCGATCGGCACCGAGATCCACCTGACCCACCACCTCCAGCGGTGGCACCCCGAGGTGAACGTCGTCCCGCTGTGTGGCGAGGCCTGTATGGACTGCAACGCCATGCGACAGATCGACCCGAACTACCTCGCGTGGGTGCTCGAAGAGCTGGTGGCGGGCCGGGAGCGAAACGTCATCGAAGTCGCACCGCAGGAGAAAGAGCTTGCACAGGTCGCGCTCGACCGAATGCTGGAGATCTGA